One genomic segment of Candidatus Bathyarchaeota archaeon includes these proteins:
- the glmM gene encoding phosphoglucosamine mutase codes for MGKLFGSSGVRGLANIDLTPELACKVAMATAACAKAKRAIIARDTRTSGLMLQDAIVAGLNASGVDVLLAGIVPTGTLAYATKALGADMGFMLTASHNPPQYNGIKIFRGDSLSYTDPEQAAVEKVVSESSFSLADWKKIGSATPVDVVQDYLKMALSAVSLKKAWRVVVDPGCGATYHVGPALLKAAGCKVTALNSQPDGHFPARKSEPNAETLKDLSATVKATGADIGVAFDGDGDRVAFVDERGVFVDLDLSLAAYSKYALKNSGGGIVVTNVEASMGIEKTAGNLGCRVVRSRVGDVYISEAINREGAVFGGEPCGAWVHPRQHLCPDGPLSALMFLAALESEGKSVSQFISEIPTFTTLRENLPVKNQVKYQVVAKLEAELKAAFPDFTDFSMVDGVRLALRSGWLLVRASGTEPLIRLTVEGESELVAKDLTVKATNLIQKAIVSEEP; via the coding sequence ATGGGTAAACTGTTTGGCAGCTCAGGAGTACGAGGGTTAGCAAACATCGATTTAACACCCGAACTCGCATGCAAAGTCGCCATGGCAACAGCCGCCTGCGCAAAAGCAAAACGGGCAATCATAGCAAGGGACACGCGAACCTCAGGGTTAATGCTACAAGATGCCATTGTTGCAGGGTTAAATGCAAGCGGCGTAGATGTTTTACTGGCTGGGATTGTTCCTACGGGCACGCTGGCGTACGCCACTAAAGCGTTAGGTGCAGACATGGGTTTTATGTTGACTGCCTCACACAATCCACCCCAGTATAACGGCATCAAAATTTTCCGAGGTGACAGTCTATCCTACACTGACCCCGAACAAGCCGCAGTTGAAAAAGTAGTGTCTGAAAGTAGCTTTAGCTTGGCGGATTGGAAAAAAATTGGTTCAGCAACCCCTGTTGACGTAGTGCAAGATTACCTCAAAATGGCGCTATCCGCTGTATCCCTAAAAAAAGCTTGGCGCGTAGTTGTTGACCCTGGATGCGGAGCCACTTATCACGTCGGTCCAGCACTGCTCAAAGCGGCAGGTTGCAAAGTAACCGCGCTGAACTCTCAGCCAGACGGGCATTTCCCAGCACGCAAAAGCGAGCCCAACGCTGAAACCCTAAAAGACCTCTCAGCCACAGTCAAAGCAACTGGCGCAGACATTGGAGTGGCATTTGACGGCGATGGTGACCGCGTGGCTTTTGTGGATGAGCGTGGCGTGTTTGTGGACCTTGACCTCTCTTTGGCTGCTTACTCCAAATATGCACTGAAAAATAGTGGAGGCGGAATTGTGGTCACTAATGTTGAGGCTTCGATGGGTATTGAGAAAACCGCAGGAAACCTTGGCTGCAGGGTTGTGCGGTCAAGGGTTGGTGATGTTTACATTTCTGAAGCTATAAATCGTGAAGGTGCAGTTTTCGGCGGGGAACCTTGTGGTGCTTGGGTGCATCCAAGGCAGCATTTGTGTCCTGATGGTCCATTGTCCGCGTTAATGTTTTTGGCGGCGCTTGAATCTGAGGGCAAATCCGTTAGCCAGTTCATCAGCGAGATTCCTACGTTTACAACGCTTAGAGAAAATCTGCCTGTCAAAAACCAAGTCAAATATCAAGTTGTCGCCAAACTGGAAGCTGAATTGAAGGCGGCTTTTCCAGACTTCACGGACTTTTCTATGGTGGATGGTGTACGCTTGGCTCTTCGGAGTGGTTGGTTGCTGGTTAGGGCTTCGGGGACGGAGCCTCTTATTCGGTTAACGGTTGAGGGTGAGTCTGAGTTGGTGGCAAAGGATTTAACGGTGAAGGCAACAAACTTAATTCAGAAAGCCATAGTGAGTGAAGAACCATGA
- a CDS encoding carbohydrate kinase family protein, whose product MNLAQSKKELQNYLESKTSVDFSVVVMPDFFLDRLISLDWNAQEFSKQLQDVVARKGGSLDGISQTDLNGGNAINVASALSALGVTVTPIVCTNSFGLNKIQYYLKNGNIDVSHIKIQPKASITTALEFKGGDEKVNVMIRDVGSLVDFGPQDLTESDYKVIEHADFVCLFNWAGTLRFGTELAETVFRRTKRGRGKTYFDTADPTPNQPQIPEVISKILKSVNVDILSLNENEAITYAAQIDSDINEHKTAGVSTELALKAARTLANHLSARIDLHTTEFSATLHRGSEVVVPTFKVQPQRATGAGDAWDAGNIYGDGCRLSDECRLLLANAVAACYLSSSEGTHPTKEQIVSFLRGS is encoded by the coding sequence GTGAATTTGGCGCAGAGCAAAAAAGAGCTTCAAAATTATCTGGAAAGCAAAACTTCAGTTGATTTTTCAGTTGTGGTGATGCCTGATTTTTTCCTTGACCGCCTAATCAGTCTGGACTGGAATGCACAAGAATTTTCCAAACAACTCCAAGATGTCGTGGCTCGTAAAGGTGGCAGTCTCGATGGAATTTCTCAAACTGACCTCAACGGCGGAAACGCCATAAACGTTGCCTCAGCCCTCTCAGCATTAGGCGTCACCGTCACCCCAATAGTTTGCACCAACAGTTTTGGCTTAAACAAAATCCAATACTACCTCAAAAACGGCAACATAGACGTCTCTCACATCAAAATTCAGCCTAAAGCATCAATCACAACCGCATTGGAGTTCAAAGGTGGTGATGAAAAGGTGAATGTGATGATTCGGGATGTGGGTTCTCTTGTGGATTTTGGGCCTCAAGACCTAACAGAGAGCGATTACAAGGTAATTGAGCACGCGGATTTTGTTTGCCTCTTTAACTGGGCTGGAACTTTGCGGTTTGGCACGGAACTGGCAGAGACAGTTTTTAGGCGAACAAAGCGGGGCAGGGGTAAAACCTATTTTGACACAGCTGACCCAACCCCAAACCAACCCCAAATTCCCGAGGTAATAAGCAAGATTCTCAAGTCAGTTAATGTAGACATTTTAAGCCTAAACGAGAACGAAGCCATAACCTACGCCGCCCAAATCGACAGCGACATTAACGAGCACAAAACCGCTGGGGTTTCCACGGAGCTTGCCCTTAAAGCAGCACGCACTTTAGCTAATCACTTGTCAGCACGAATTGATTTGCACACAACAGAGTTCTCCGCAACCCTCCACAGAGGAAGCGAAGTTGTGGTTCCAACATTCAAAGTTCAGCCGCAACGTGCCACTGGCGCGGGCGACGCTTGGGATGCAGGCAACATCTATGGCGACGGTTGCCGCTTGTCTGATGAGTGCCGTTTATTGTTGGCTAATGCGGTTGCTGCTTGTTATCTCTCAAGCTCGGAGGGTACCCATCCAACTAAGGAACAAATCGTTAGTTTTTTGAGGGGTAGTTAA
- a CDS encoding prepilin peptidase, whose product MSMQVALDIARIAVSIAFLGYASWKDHQTREVRNLVWAYYAPIALALTTIEFLLYQPTSLMFLGLSIGVTIFFALILFYTGGFGGADSKALMCIAIALPFAPTALALPLLSQGNSPLSQVIYPLTIFTNSVLFAALSGLYLLLHNLVWHKRHGQKMFEGSLAKESVGKKILVLLTGYRVPIAKLKEKWHIYPLEDLESAEAEAVDRKLMIVPKDEGRDKIVERLSEAIDAKKIDSNIWATPGLPMLIFVFFGLLAALVFGDIIWVILQSILL is encoded by the coding sequence ATGAGCATGCAAGTAGCCTTAGACATAGCACGTATCGCCGTAAGTATAGCTTTTCTTGGGTATGCTTCATGGAAAGACCATCAAACACGAGAAGTCCGTAACCTCGTCTGGGCATACTACGCCCCAATAGCTCTTGCATTAACCACAATCGAATTTTTACTCTACCAGCCCACTTCCCTTATGTTTTTGGGCTTAAGCATCGGCGTAACCATATTTTTTGCTCTAATCCTCTTCTACACAGGCGGATTTGGCGGCGCCGACTCAAAAGCACTCATGTGTATTGCAATAGCCCTGCCCTTTGCCCCCACAGCATTGGCGCTGCCCCTTCTTTCCCAAGGCAACTCCCCGCTCTCTCAAGTCATATATCCTTTAACGATTTTTACAAACTCGGTTTTATTCGCGGCTTTAAGCGGATTGTATTTGTTGTTGCATAATTTGGTTTGGCATAAGCGGCATGGACAGAAAATGTTTGAGGGTAGTTTAGCTAAGGAGTCGGTTGGCAAAAAAATTCTTGTGTTGCTCACGGGTTATCGTGTTCCAATTGCAAAACTCAAAGAAAAATGGCACATTTACCCATTAGAAGACTTAGAATCCGCTGAGGCTGAAGCAGTTGACCGCAAACTAATGATTGTACCTAAAGATGAGGGGCGAGACAAAATTGTTGAGCGCTTATCAGAAGCAATTGATGCTAAAAAGATTGACAGCAACATTTGGGCTACCCCCGGTTTACCTATGCTGATTTTCGTGTTTTTCGGTTTACTTGCAGCATTGGTTTTCGGAGATATAATTTGGGTTATTCTGCAATCAATTTTGCTTTAA